From Natronocella acetinitrilica:
TACCGCAGGAACCCATGCCGAGATGGACCATCGCGACATGCAGTACCAGCCCCATGTGCTGCCAGTGCAGCGCGGCACACTGGTGGACTTCCCCAACCGTGATCAGGTGCGGCACCACGTGTATTCGTTCTCGCCGGCCAAGCGCTTCGAGCTGCCGCTCTACAGCGGCCGCCCGGCGGAGCCGGTGCTCTTCGATGTCGCCGGCTCCGTGGTACTCGGCTGCAACATCCACGACCACATGGTGGGTTACATACTGGTGCTCGACTCCGCCCATTTCGCCGCCGCCGGGGACGATGGCGGCTATCGCCTGACCCGGCCGTCCGACGCTGACGATGCGGAGCTGGTGATCTGGCATCCGGTGCTGGAGCGGCAAGGGGCCGTGCATCGCCAGGTTGTCGCGGCCGATGTAGGGG
This genomic window contains:
- a CDS encoding methylamine utilization protein; translated protein: MVLRRLALLSALLPACVAAHGSTLHLQIIGSDGAALEHAVAYFDVESGTATAGTHAEMDHRDMQYQPHVLPVQRGTLVDFPNRDQVRHHVYSFSPAKRFELPLYSGRPAEPVLFDVAGSVVLGCNIHDHMVGYILVLDSAHFAAAGDDGGYRLTRPSDADDAELVIWHPVLERQGAVHRQVVAADVGDLVVELDVLDEPPAGPEGLQHQRRRGLEERFQRHRGHD